Sequence from the Botrytis cinerea B05.10 chromosome 12, complete sequence genome:
AGGTTAATGCAAACAACCGCTCGGTTCCAAAGATTGctgttttcatttccttGATTCAACACATTTTTCTTCCTTAGAAGTCCTCGAAACCTTCATTCCTTTCATTACACTAGGCAGATACTACTAGGAAtaacttcttcttcaagcgAATATCCCAAGTAGTTGAACTTGATTAATGTCGACAATCTTTTCAATCACATATTCCCTTGTTTGTAGGTTGGATCCGTTATTCGCTTGTTTGTGCCGAGAAACGCTTAGGTGCAGCTTCGCGCATCTAGGACTTCCTCGAGTAAGAAATCGGTCCGCGGTTAACGAGTAGATAGCTTCTATCCAATAATACTGATGATGCCCGTTTGATATGTTCCCCTGGGCTTcgattttcgatttcttaTTCTAGACATGAGTTTCTTTTGGGTTACCCGCAAGGAACAATGGCTTGAAACAGTGGCAATTTCACCTTTTTTCCATTCACAAGGCTCATCATTATATTCTACATACTTTGAGAAATCATCAAGAATGGATAGCATTACAAATAAGATCCCGAAAGTATGTTCCAAGTGACTGAAGAACAGGTgaataatcaatcatttgCAAAACCTGTTTGTCTAACAGTCCGCCGTAAGTTTCATTACCACTCAACCGGTACAAACAAACCGCTGACCCTGTGGAAAAAGCATACATGCACCTCCATGCGTCTACCCGTCGCCATGAAAAAGACTTGAATATGATTGGAAGTGCATTGTTCACACCCTTGGAGTGCTTCCATCTGCCATTTCGAGGGTCTAAATGGTCTGAGAATACTCTTCAATGCCCCAATTTGTCCTCTTGTGCAGAATACTTAGGTATACTGCATCGCTCCTACCAGATATGTCAAGCAAATCTTACATCCTTGaccccatccatctattttCCACTAATCCTTTGCGCAACTACGGGAATCCTTCTGCTACTACTTCAAGTAGACTAGAAACTCGAGCCAGGAATCAGGATTGCAGTCATTTATACCACAACTGAGCACGTGTGCGTATTTGCCGATACACTTCCCATCGTAGCACCTCCCGCATTATATTCTGCTTTTGTGCAACCTATGCAAATCTTTGTTTGTGTAACATTTTTGCTGCTTGCTATTTATTTGATGGGGACTGCTGTACATAGCGGGTATGGGTTTGTGCAACCATCTTCTACAAATACGCATGATTTGCACTATGGGAAATCTCATAGTTTCTGTGGAGCTCTGAATTTGTGGATTGGGCAGATATAACTGACTGTCCACGTCTACGCattgatggagaggagaatggGCCCATGCTCCTTTACGAAGATCAAAAGGGggaaaaaattataaatcatgGGCTTGTAGAGAACTTGGTTCTAGATGcaatcaattagaaaaacGGGGAAGTCAGCTGGATATTCACTTTGCAATTCGCTAGATATTCATGTAAATTTTTAGTACATTTTAAGAAATCCAGAAAATAAATCTTGAATGATGGTGCACTAGCATGTAGGATTTGATCTAACCACTTTACTACCTCGAGCTTAGCCGGATGCTCTTTTCCCTGCATGCCTCCCAACCTCGTAACCATTTTAAGTTGTGCAAACAACATTCAAACGCCGTTCCCAACCAACGCCACCCAAGGATATAAGAGAAATACTATCAGAGAATCATTAAACTCATTGTTGGTCGTTCATGTTGAGTTCATCAAACTCGTCTAGCAACTCATTCATATCAATCTTTGGTGTCTCATCTTCACCGTCACTCGTCTCGGCTACACTCATAGCATCCGCTTCCTTCTGAGCCTGTTGAGCCTTGTACAGAGCAAGTGTCTGTCTGAGCTCAGGatcttcctcaacatcctGTAAGAACATCTCATAATCTCTATCCATCTTTTCTTGATCTTGCTTCCTGGGTAGgacttctccttcttctttacCCATACGCTTGAGGCGCCAGTTCCTGTTCTTagacttcttctttcttgcgTACAATTTCTTGACAAGCATTACATCAGGAATTTTCGATGCATAGTTATTTGATTCTTCGAGGGCGTCGTATTGGGGGTTGTTGAAATTAGTACCAGTCATCATGTATCCCATAACAGAGTCTCCAGGATGAACGACATTTCCGAGATGTGTTCTTGTGTAAAAGGTTTTGTCATTTGATCCGAGGTCAGATGCACGAGCAACGGTAGCTTCAGCAAGAGCCCATCTTCCCTTTGTAGGACCCAGGGGCTCAATGTCCATAATGATAAACTCCACCAACTCCTGAACATCGGCCAAAGGCTTGAATGGTGCACGCCAGTATATAGGGCAACTGATTTCCGCAGTTTGAAGGGATTGTGGATCAAGGATATTGATAGAATTACCAATTCGATAGCAAAGACCAAGAGGAGAAATGTTTCCAGCAGCCTTTGCCAACTTGATTGGAAGCGCGACCAAATCATCTTTACAAATTGGTACCAACTCGACGGAGAAGGAGAATTTGTAGGATTTAGTAGATGTGTGAATGTCCATGGAGATAAGTTCTTGAGACTTCTTTGCTGTGATAGGGGCAACCGAGTTCAAGAAGTCGACAAATTTTTCCGCCGAATTTCGTGCTGCGAAGAAAAAATCTAAACCATCCTTGACTTCCTTGATGTTAATAGTATCCTTGTGTGCACCATGCTTCAAGATCAATTGTTCCAGGTACAAAAAGGTTCTCTTGTGAGGAACCTTTTGTCTAACTTGCACACAAGCTCTCCATGTATTCGCGGTATAAGATTTCGCACAATCGGGACATTGCTGATAGGCAACCACATATTCAACCTCGAATGACTGTTGCAAAACGACACCTTCCGATACCGAATCTTGTATAGTAAGCTTGACCTTGATTCTTCGAGAATGAGGTTCCGTCCAGATAAAACTCGCATCGATAATTCGAACTTTGTGTAGACCTCTAAGTTTCTTTAGGCAAAGGGCAAGGAGTTCGCGGGATTCGAGGGAGGCTTGGATCCAGGTTTGAGGCGGGAGTAACCATCTTTCGCAATCTCGGCAGAAGTGTACAGTGGCTTCTCTTTGAATACCTTGCGATACATCGACGGTAAGCTTTACGCAATCATAGCAGAGAGCACCGGCGGAAGTCGTTCCATCGATAGGAGCGCCACAGTTGCAGCAGAGAATACTTCGAAACTATTAGCGATAGGAACTTGGGAGGAATTCCCGAGAAAGAAACTTACGTAGCACCAGTTTTTGGTTCTTGTGCCTGAAATCTGGAGGCAATAGATACCGGCGCGTCGTCAACATCCATAGCAGACATGATGG
This genomic interval carries:
- the Bcnmd3 gene encoding Bcnmd3; translation: MSAMDVDDAPVSIASRFQAQEPKTGATILCCNCGAPIDGTTSAGALCYDCVKLTVDVSQGIQREATVHFCRDCERWLLPPQTWIQASLESRELLALCLKKLRGLHKVRIIDASFIWTEPHSRRIKVKLTIQDSVSEGVVLQQSFEVEYVVAYQQCPDCAKSYTANTWRACVQVRQKVPHKRTFLYLEQLILKHGAHKDTINIKEVKDGLDFFFAARNSAEKFVDFLNSVAPITAKKSQELISMDIHTSTKSYKFSFSVELVPICKDDLVALPIKLAKAAGNISPLGLCYRIGNSINILDPQSLQTAEISCPIYWRAPFKPLADVQELVEFIIMDIEPLGPTKGRWALAEATVARASDLGSNDKTFYTRTHLGNVVHPGDSVMGYMMTGTNFNNPQYDALEESNNYASKIPDVMLVKKLYARKKKSKNRNWRLKRMGKEEGEVLPRKQDQEKMDRDYEMFLQDVEEDPELRQTLALYKAQQAQKEADAMSVAETSDGEDETPKIDMNELLDEFDELNMNDQQ